Proteins found in one Opitutaceae bacterium genomic segment:
- a CDS encoding hemolysin family protein: MVSLLIAGIVTLTVSFICSVCEALILSTTVAEIEGLKRSHPKRGELLEKLRANLDGTLSSILTVNTVANAFGSGTIGAIGSGVLGGAGLAAVMVVFGAALLIFTEILPKTIGFSYRTRLQPLVVYPLWVLCRVFRPFSYVCNWLVRQIVHVPESDHQAADEIALLAQRAYQQGHLEELQANLISNSVALDQVRVSQIMTPRTVVTTIRRSAAVADVLREYPNMPFARMPVYGRNLDDVVGVLRRRDLLKAKAAGNDNETVEKLMQEVHFIPETVTVAAALRHLLKTQQQILVVVDEFGSTAGVVSMEDVTEQILGREIFEKDDLAVDMRELARSRQAKLQRSRRAAAADTGGTNPGSA, from the coding sequence ATGGTCTCGCTCCTCATCGCCGGAATCGTCACGTTGACCGTGTCATTCATCTGCTCGGTCTGCGAGGCGTTGATCCTCAGCACGACCGTGGCTGAAATAGAGGGCCTCAAACGCTCCCATCCAAAGCGCGGCGAACTTCTCGAAAAGCTCCGGGCGAACCTCGACGGAACCCTTTCGTCCATTCTGACCGTCAACACCGTGGCCAATGCCTTCGGCTCCGGTACCATCGGCGCCATTGGTTCGGGTGTCCTCGGAGGTGCCGGTCTCGCCGCGGTCATGGTGGTCTTCGGCGCCGCACTGCTCATATTCACGGAGATTCTGCCCAAGACGATTGGTTTCTCCTATCGCACCCGCCTTCAACCCCTGGTCGTTTATCCACTCTGGGTGCTGTGCCGGGTGTTCCGCCCCTTCAGCTACGTCTGCAATTGGCTGGTGCGTCAAATCGTGCATGTACCGGAGTCGGATCATCAAGCTGCCGATGAAATCGCCCTGCTCGCGCAACGCGCCTATCAGCAGGGTCATCTTGAGGAACTCCAGGCGAACCTGATAAGCAATTCGGTCGCGCTGGACCAGGTGCGCGTCAGCCAGATCATGACACCAAGGACGGTGGTCACGACAATCCGCCGCTCAGCCGCCGTTGCGGACGTACTGCGGGAGTATCCCAACATGCCCTTCGCACGCATGCCTGTGTATGGTCGAAATCTTGACGACGTCGTGGGCGTCCTTCGGCGACGCGACCTCTTGAAGGCAAAGGCAGCCGGCAATGATAACGAGACTGTGGAGAAGCTGATGCAGGAGGTTCACTTCATCCCGGAAACCGTCACGGTCGCAGCCGCGCTCCGGCACCTCTTGAAGACCCAGCAGCAGATCCTCGTTGTCGTCGACGAATTCGGGAGCACCGCCGGCGTCGTCTCCATGGAGGATGTCACAGAGCAGATTCTCGGGCGGGAGATCTTCGAGAAGGACGATTTGGCGGTCGATATGAGAGAGCTGGCGCGTTCCCGGCAGGCGAAGCTTCAACGTTCGCGGCGCGCCGCCGCCGCGGATACCGGAGGGACGAACCCAGGGTCCGCTTGA
- a CDS encoding ATP-binding protein, translating into MSRYSAIPATDALYPFERPRWLPPVRAWLIFALMGLALAVCMPCMGQPETPNVSNRGTPPFVVFDPSALGMEGQPNSLKVAGNGLVYVANVDEVVIGDGQRWHALKCLPTRSGAPTGVAISEDGSPLMGVHGGVARVVPLPAGRWKEEIVHRLPPTYSADTLPIESWKIGDRWYWYLSTGEVVYWDEKAMHVVGRIQVPQTIFEVGGRLYGSSLSEAKALKLVTTSSAGGNDPVQLPSGGRFDLIMGSCPWKDGSVLLGTNGNGAFVFDGSRFTPLVVGGWAGSGAIISALAQVGEGVYAMAIENEGILIFDADGNPLQLLPAKLDYRLGRVRKIESDGKTVWLLLNEGIARMALQLRHSRFESLIPGGVSYVKPTRSKGQLWLNSNGRALRATTRGGLIVGFENVPIDGFVNSILEVDGQLLCTTDRGLFCLENGQWSLVSNEMKNGRIVALPPGSKGSALIVGQGHALYYSHTGAGHSLEGWTISFGGVSYGAQRDPRGVVWFELGIGAVGRIDTRLSRPDFEVYGESENLDHAWTQVFEFEGAIYFKGAQRILRFDEDAKRFVRDAELVKRLPGAERSPDRPSRDLLGRYWYYAETGLRMVAFSEAGTKITEFGILDFPPFEITQDPDGGMWFWTRDRFSHFDPTVRPQRTGVPPVSIFSLVAPSSGREIFNPRGVIQVPFAENTLAVHFLCPVSSHNGPVRIQFQAGDATGDWLNVGTAGETTLSQLAPGTHTLRIRALQANVSGPDTSLTIEVAPPWYLTTAVKIGAGLLILAVIAGSILVPAQLRRRENERLARLVTQRTGELKESEERYRTLSEQLERRVTARTRELAQANAELVRSRDLSEQANRAKSAFLATMSHEIRTPMNGILGMGHLLLDTSLDSEQRGFTSMLVRSAESLLTILNDILDFSKIESGNMSLETVPFDIRAEMQQVIDTLSESARSKELAVMVHVDNGVSARLLGDPTRIRQIAMNFVGNALKFTPTGRIEIRVALVKSSPERQELRVSVKDQGIGISKEAQGRLFNAFVQADSSTTRRFGGTGLGLAICRRLVELMGGQIGVISEEGKGSEFWFSVDFARSHSGSTRMTQAMSNEPFVVDKPASWRVLVVDDNRENLLVMRMFLRKYKITPDIANDGSEAVALATKNRYDVIFMDIQMPVIDGIEATKRIRSQTQGMEDRRQPTIIATTANAMVGDREAYLRSGMNDYLAKPLTPREVDRVMRAWFSDESRSS; encoded by the coding sequence GTGTCGCGCTATTCTGCAATTCCGGCAACAGATGCGTTGTACCCATTTGAACGTCCACGCTGGCTGCCGCCCGTGCGCGCGTGGCTGATTTTTGCCCTGATGGGCCTCGCGCTTGCAGTTTGCATGCCTTGCATGGGGCAACCCGAAACGCCGAACGTAAGTAATCGCGGCACCCCGCCCTTCGTTGTGTTCGATCCGTCCGCGCTTGGGATGGAGGGCCAGCCGAATTCCCTCAAGGTCGCCGGCAACGGCTTGGTTTACGTGGCGAATGTTGATGAAGTGGTGATCGGCGATGGCCAGCGCTGGCACGCGCTTAAGTGTTTGCCGACGAGAAGCGGCGCACCTACGGGGGTGGCAATATCCGAGGATGGATCGCCGTTGATGGGCGTGCACGGGGGCGTGGCGCGAGTGGTCCCACTACCAGCCGGTCGCTGGAAGGAAGAAATTGTGCATCGGTTGCCGCCAACGTACTCCGCGGACACCCTACCGATCGAGTCATGGAAGATTGGAGACCGCTGGTATTGGTACCTATCAACCGGCGAGGTTGTGTATTGGGATGAGAAGGCGATGCATGTCGTTGGCCGCATCCAGGTCCCGCAAACCATTTTTGAAGTGGGAGGCCGGCTCTACGGTAGCAGTCTGAGTGAGGCCAAGGCATTGAAGCTTGTTACAACGTCATCGGCTGGGGGTAACGATCCCGTTCAATTGCCCTCGGGAGGGCGCTTCGACTTGATCATGGGTTCATGTCCATGGAAGGACGGCTCGGTTCTCCTGGGCACCAATGGGAATGGCGCCTTCGTTTTCGACGGATCCAGGTTTACTCCGCTCGTAGTTGGGGGGTGGGCCGGATCGGGAGCGATCATCTCCGCCCTGGCCCAGGTCGGGGAGGGAGTCTATGCCATGGCGATAGAGAACGAGGGGATCCTCATTTTTGATGCCGACGGGAATCCCCTCCAATTGCTGCCAGCGAAGTTGGATTATCGCCTAGGACGCGTCAGGAAGATCGAAAGTGATGGCAAGACCGTTTGGTTGCTGCTCAACGAAGGCATTGCTCGAATGGCGCTGCAACTCAGGCATTCACGATTTGAGTCCCTGATTCCCGGCGGAGTGTCTTACGTCAAACCGACCCGCAGCAAAGGTCAGCTTTGGTTAAACTCGAATGGTCGCGCCTTGCGTGCGACCACTCGTGGCGGACTCATAGTTGGATTTGAAAATGTCCCGATCGACGGCTTCGTGAACTCAATCCTGGAGGTGGACGGCCAATTATTGTGCACCACCGACCGGGGGCTTTTCTGCTTGGAGAACGGGCAATGGAGCCTGGTTTCAAACGAGATGAAGAACGGGCGAATTGTGGCCCTACCGCCCGGCTCGAAAGGGAGCGCGTTGATTGTCGGCCAGGGTCACGCCCTTTACTATTCCCATACAGGGGCCGGACATTCGCTGGAGGGTTGGACCATTTCGTTTGGGGGCGTCTCGTACGGAGCGCAGAGAGATCCGCGTGGGGTGGTCTGGTTTGAACTTGGAATCGGTGCGGTCGGGCGTATCGACACAAGGCTGTCGCGCCCTGATTTCGAAGTCTATGGGGAGAGTGAAAATCTGGACCATGCCTGGACACAGGTGTTTGAATTTGAAGGAGCCATCTATTTTAAGGGAGCCCAGCGGATCCTGCGTTTCGACGAGGATGCAAAACGGTTCGTTCGCGACGCCGAGTTGGTCAAACGACTTCCCGGTGCCGAGCGTTCCCCCGACCGGCCGAGTCGCGACCTCCTAGGGCGCTACTGGTACTATGCGGAGACGGGCTTGAGGATGGTCGCGTTCTCCGAGGCTGGTACCAAGATCACTGAGTTTGGGATCCTTGACTTTCCTCCTTTCGAGATCACTCAGGACCCTGATGGTGGAATGTGGTTTTGGACTCGGGACCGCTTCTCTCATTTCGATCCCACAGTGCGTCCCCAAAGAACCGGGGTGCCGCCGGTTTCAATATTCTCGCTCGTGGCGCCGAGCAGCGGGAGGGAGATTTTCAATCCTCGTGGAGTTATCCAGGTCCCGTTCGCGGAGAATACTTTGGCCGTTCACTTCCTCTGCCCCGTATCTTCCCACAACGGGCCCGTTCGGATCCAATTCCAGGCAGGCGACGCAACCGGTGACTGGTTGAATGTTGGCACGGCGGGGGAGACGACGTTGAGTCAACTCGCCCCGGGGACCCACACGCTCCGAATACGCGCCTTGCAGGCAAATGTGAGCGGGCCGGATACTTCACTAACAATAGAAGTCGCACCGCCCTGGTACCTGACGACTGCGGTCAAAATCGGTGCCGGCCTCCTAATCCTTGCCGTGATTGCTGGTAGCATCCTTGTGCCGGCACAACTGCGACGACGCGAAAACGAACGCCTTGCGAGGTTGGTCACCCAGCGCACGGGTGAACTGAAGGAGAGTGAGGAGCGTTACCGCACTTTGTCAGAGCAGCTTGAGCGCCGGGTTACGGCACGCACGCGCGAACTTGCCCAAGCCAATGCGGAGCTCGTCAGGTCCCGCGATTTGTCTGAACAGGCAAACCGCGCGAAGAGCGCCTTTCTCGCGACCATGAGTCACGAGATTCGTACTCCGATGAACGGTATTTTGGGCATGGGCCACCTGCTTCTCGATACGTCCCTTGATTCCGAGCAACGGGGATTCACGTCGATGCTGGTGCGGAGCGCTGAGTCTCTGTTGACCATACTCAATGACATCCTTGATTTTTCGAAGATCGAGTCGGGGAATATGAGCCTGGAAACAGTGCCGTTCGACATACGTGCGGAGATGCAGCAGGTTATTGACACGTTGTCGGAATCGGCGCGCTCCAAGGAGCTGGCGGTCATGGTTCACGTCGATAACGGGGTTTCGGCGAGATTGCTTGGGGATCCCACGCGCATCAGGCAGATCGCGATGAATTTTGTCGGCAACGCGCTGAAGTTTACGCCCACAGGGCGCATCGAGATCCGGGTGGCCTTGGTCAAAAGCAGCCCGGAGAGACAGGAGCTCCGGGTGTCCGTTAAGGATCAGGGGATCGGCATTTCCAAGGAGGCCCAGGGGCGGCTTTTCAACGCCTTCGTGCAGGCTGACAGTTCGACGACGCGGCGATTTGGAGGCACAGGCCTGGGATTGGCCATTTGCAGGCGGCTGGTCGAACTCATGGGAGGCCAGATTGGAGTCATCAGTGAAGAGGGAAAGGGCTCGGAATTCTGGTTTTCAGTCGATTTTGCCCGCTCGCATTCCGGCTCAACGAGGATGACGCAGGCGATGAGCAATGAGCCGTTCGTCGTTGATAAACCTGCCTCCTGGCGGGTCCTGGTCGTCGATGACAACCGGGAGAATCTTCTGGTAATGCGGATGTTTCTGAGGAAATACAAAATCACGCCAGATATCGCGAACGACGGCAGCGAGGCGGTTGCTCTTGCGACGAAGAATCGGTACGACGTGATCTTCATGGATATTCAGATGCCGGTGATTGACGGCATCGAGGCGACCAAACGGATCCGCTCCCAGACCCAGGGGATGGAGGACCGCCGCCAACCGACTATTATCGCAACGACAGCCAACGCGATGGTGGGTGACAGGGAGGCGTATTTGAGGTCCGGCATGAATGACTACCTCGCGAAGCCGCTGACGCCGCGGGAGGTGGATCGCGTGATGCGCGCTTGGTTCTCTGACGAGTCGCGGTCGTCGTAA
- the gcvT gene encoding glycine cleavage system aminomethyltransferase GcvT — protein sequence MSQLKRTPLYDFHVSRGGRLVDFAGWEMPVQYKSILEEHKAVRAAAGLFDVSHMGEVDVQGPDALAFLQVLVTNDLGQMTDGRVVYSPMCLENGGVVDDLLVYRRGPDDFFLCVNASNIEKDLAWIRQQAARFNVTITDRSDETALVALQGPKAAAILQALTATDLSSIRYYHFAVGTIAGIPCVLSRTGYTGEDGFELYHAPKDSVALAEALMAAGAAHGLQLAGLGARDSLRLEAGYPLYGHELSADISPLTAGLAWTVKLEKGVEFIGAPALRREKESVFARKVIFFRTGDRRIVRAGTQVQNGDDQTVGTVLSGTLSPLLNEAIGSALVGATASTKYMQVDIRGEKLPLRLVKPPFVELKKSS from the coding sequence ATGAGCCAGCTGAAGCGCACCCCTCTCTACGATTTCCATGTTTCCCGCGGTGGTCGCCTTGTCGACTTTGCCGGATGGGAGATGCCCGTTCAATACAAGAGTATCCTGGAGGAGCACAAGGCAGTGCGCGCTGCCGCCGGTTTGTTCGATGTGAGTCACATGGGCGAGGTCGATGTGCAGGGACCCGATGCCCTCGCCTTTCTTCAGGTGTTGGTGACCAATGACCTGGGGCAGATGACCGATGGCCGCGTGGTCTATTCACCCATGTGCCTTGAGAACGGCGGGGTGGTGGACGACTTGCTCGTGTATCGTCGGGGTCCCGATGACTTTTTCCTGTGCGTCAACGCATCCAACATCGAGAAAGACCTCGCCTGGATTCGGCAGCAGGCGGCGCGCTTCAACGTGACAATCACCGATCGCTCCGACGAGACTGCACTTGTTGCGCTTCAGGGACCCAAGGCGGCCGCAATTCTCCAGGCGCTCACCGCGACTGACCTGTCGAGCATCAGGTACTACCATTTTGCAGTGGGCACTATCGCGGGCATTCCCTGCGTCCTCAGCCGCACTGGGTACACCGGAGAAGACGGATTTGAGCTGTACCACGCTCCAAAAGATTCCGTGGCACTTGCTGAAGCACTGATGGCTGCCGGGGCGGCGCACGGCCTGCAACTCGCTGGCTTGGGCGCGAGGGACAGCCTGCGTCTTGAAGCTGGCTACCCCTTGTATGGCCACGAACTGAGCGCCGATATCTCGCCACTTACGGCTGGTTTGGCTTGGACCGTCAAGCTTGAGAAGGGAGTCGAGTTCATCGGTGCGCCGGCGTTGCGGCGGGAAAAGGAGAGTGTCTTTGCCCGGAAGGTGATTTTCTTCCGCACGGGAGACCGGAGAATCGTACGCGCGGGTACCCAGGTTCAAAATGGCGATGACCAAACGGTAGGCACAGTCCTTTCTGGTACGCTTTCCCCCCTGCTGAACGAGGCGATTGGCTCGGCACTTGTGGGCGCCACGGCCTCCACGAAATACATGCAGGTGGATATCCGTGGAGAAAAACTTCCTTTGCGGCTCGTCAAACCGCCCTTCGTCGAGCTAAAGAAATCGTCATGA
- the ispH gene encoding 4-hydroxy-3-methylbut-2-enyl diphosphate reductase: MVVALETHEARHGILAFDKHSLLAVSIQDGRLGLPFVANSPEEAEKRLGENFASHSEPTPKLSVRIGERMLHLDLCQVSNAAGETIHFLPIDLLARLGAEAVTPELLEVLKHVDPVLMEVPYLHLGENDFIYKFRPDKERNRRIYGMDTAAEALYQSQLCAAIKELARLNERTAAAPITLDFGAVQYIIPSHFGFCLGVKNAIERAYETLAENPGHRVWMLSELIHNPFVNDDLLRRGLRYLQSEKGAPYTVDGKLATGASGEVTAWDALQPDDIVIIPAFGATDDDKRRLVRKGIAVYPFDATCMLVEKVWKAARAFGREGFTVLIHGKHEHEETKATFSNARRHAPALIIRNLEEAHALGDIILRSDEQAAALFHEKFRGKYTPDFDPLKDLERIATVNQTTLLMNETLEIIAYLRGVYEKKYGPAESELRVGGGAKRDTLCYATQVNQDALGRALELDLDAAFVIGGKNSSNTFQLFRLCEQKLGRAAYFIQSEANILGSEVEHFVFPHSSKTENGFVRRALTLSRSPARILLTGGASCPDGIIQQAICRLNKLFPSEQLRPVSEVLEELQRSE; encoded by the coding sequence ATGGTTGTCGCACTTGAGACACACGAGGCCCGGCATGGCATCCTTGCCTTCGACAAGCACAGCCTGCTTGCGGTGAGCATCCAGGACGGGCGCCTCGGGCTGCCGTTCGTGGCAAACTCCCCTGAAGAAGCCGAGAAACGGCTCGGTGAGAACTTTGCCAGCCACAGCGAGCCGACACCGAAGTTGAGCGTGCGGATCGGCGAGCGAATGCTTCACCTCGATCTGTGCCAGGTCTCAAATGCGGCGGGAGAGACGATTCACTTCCTGCCGATTGACCTGCTTGCACGGCTCGGCGCCGAAGCCGTGACGCCCGAATTGCTGGAGGTCTTGAAGCATGTCGACCCGGTGCTGATGGAGGTGCCGTACCTGCACCTCGGGGAGAATGACTTCATCTACAAGTTCAGGCCCGACAAGGAGCGCAACCGCCGTATTTACGGAATGGATACCGCTGCCGAGGCGCTTTACCAGTCGCAGCTGTGTGCCGCGATCAAGGAGCTTGCCCGCCTTAATGAGCGCACGGCAGCGGCTCCCATCACGCTCGATTTCGGTGCGGTGCAATACATCATCCCGAGCCACTTCGGTTTCTGCCTTGGCGTGAAGAACGCGATTGAACGGGCCTACGAGACGCTGGCCGAGAACCCAGGGCACCGTGTGTGGATGTTGAGCGAGCTCATCCACAATCCATTCGTCAACGACGACCTGCTGCGACGCGGACTGCGTTACCTGCAAAGCGAGAAAGGAGCGCCCTATACGGTCGATGGCAAGCTTGCCACAGGTGCCTCAGGTGAGGTGACGGCATGGGACGCCCTGCAGCCCGACGACATCGTGATCATTCCCGCCTTTGGTGCGACAGATGACGACAAGCGGCGCCTGGTGCGCAAGGGGATTGCGGTCTACCCGTTCGATGCGACCTGCATGCTGGTGGAAAAAGTTTGGAAGGCGGCGCGCGCCTTTGGTCGCGAAGGTTTCACCGTCCTGATCCACGGAAAGCATGAGCATGAGGAAACCAAGGCGACCTTTTCAAACGCCCGTCGTCACGCGCCCGCACTCATCATCCGCAACCTTGAGGAAGCCCACGCGCTCGGCGATATCATCCTGCGCTCCGACGAGCAGGCGGCGGCGCTTTTCCACGAGAAATTTCGCGGGAAATACACCCCCGATTTTGATCCCCTGAAGGACCTCGAGCGGATCGCCACGGTGAACCAGACCACCCTCCTCATGAACGAGACGCTGGAGATCATCGCGTACCTCCGAGGCGTTTATGAGAAGAAGTATGGCCCGGCGGAATCGGAGTTGCGAGTGGGCGGGGGCGCAAAACGCGATACCCTGTGCTATGCGACGCAGGTAAACCAAGATGCCCTCGGTCGCGCGTTGGAGCTCGATCTCGACGCCGCATTTGTGATCGGCGGGAAGAACTCCTCAAACACCTTCCAGCTCTTCCGCCTCTGTGAACAGAAGCTGGGGCGAGCAGCCTATTTCATCCAAAGCGAGGCAAACATCCTCGGCAGCGAGGTGGAGCATTTTGTCTTTCCGCATTCGAGCAAGACCGAGAATGGCTTTGTACGCCGGGCGCTCACCCTATCGCGCTCGCCCGCGCGCATCCTGCTAACTGGCGGCGCCTCTTGCCCTGACGGTATCATCCAGCAGGCAATATGCCGGTTGAACAAGCTCTTCCCCTCGGAACAATTGAGACCCGTTTCGGAGGTGCTGGAGGAGCTGCAAAGGAGTGAGTAG
- a CDS encoding transcription elongation factor, producing the protein MDKSRLREALVTALERELDVLVRAAHMARDEATSPESKPENKYDTRGQEAAYLAGSQAKMATELAEDIAMYRQLPLPAWNPAQPVDIGALAELESRGRRSWIFYGPKQGGLELELEGTPVVVVTPQSPLGSQLRGKLPGATVQLPGRTGIVTHKLLSIV; encoded by the coding sequence ATGGACAAGTCCCGCCTGCGCGAAGCCCTGGTCACTGCTTTGGAGCGTGAACTGGATGTGCTGGTTCGCGCGGCCCATATGGCACGGGACGAGGCGACCAGCCCCGAAAGCAAGCCTGAGAACAAGTACGATACGCGGGGCCAGGAGGCGGCGTACCTCGCGGGAAGCCAGGCCAAGATGGCGACCGAGCTTGCCGAGGATATCGCCATGTACCGGCAACTCCCCCTCCCCGCCTGGAACCCGGCGCAGCCAGTCGACATCGGAGCCCTCGCCGAGCTTGAGAGTCGCGGCAGAAGGAGCTGGATCTTTTATGGTCCGAAACAGGGAGGCCTCGAACTCGAATTGGAAGGCACGCCTGTAGTCGTGGTCACGCCACAAAGCCCCCTGGGGTCGCAACTCCGCGGAAAACTGCCGGGGGCGACCGTCCAACTGCCGGGACGCACGGGGATTGTGACTCACAAGCTGCTTTCAATTGTGTAG
- the ilvC gene encoding ketol-acid reductoisomerase, giving the protein MPAKVYTDKDADLGVFKNKTVAVLGYGSQGHAHALNLKDSGVKVIIGLYDGSKSWPVAKKQGFEVVETGEAVRQADVIMVGLPDMKQADVYESSILPNLSKGKTLLFSHGLAIHFGLIKVPADVDVIMVAPKGPGHMVRRLYTEGKGMPALIAVAQDKSKKAKKTALAWAKGIGSTKAGVLQTTFKEECETDLFGEQAVLCGGASALVQAGFETLVEAGYQPEMAYFECLHELKLICDLMYESGIAGMRFSISETAKYGDITRGPRVVNAKTKAEMKKILKEIQTGKFVKEWVKEHKGGLKNYNKLLEKGKKHQIEKTGAYLRGMMPWMKKKNIQGPAAAY; this is encoded by the coding sequence ATGCCTGCCAAAGTCTACACCGATAAGGACGCCGATCTCGGCGTGTTCAAGAACAAGACCGTCGCCGTCCTCGGCTACGGCTCGCAGGGCCACGCCCATGCGCTCAACCTCAAGGATTCCGGAGTCAAGGTCATCATCGGCCTGTACGACGGCAGCAAGTCCTGGCCTGTTGCCAAGAAGCAGGGTTTCGAAGTTGTCGAGACCGGTGAAGCGGTGCGCCAAGCCGATGTGATCATGGTCGGCTTGCCCGACATGAAGCAGGCGGATGTGTACGAGTCGTCCATCCTTCCAAATCTCTCGAAGGGAAAAACGCTGCTTTTCTCCCACGGCCTCGCCATTCATTTCGGCCTGATCAAAGTTCCGGCCGACGTCGACGTCATCATGGTCGCCCCGAAGGGTCCCGGCCATATGGTCCGCCGCCTCTACACCGAGGGCAAGGGCATGCCTGCCCTCATCGCCGTCGCGCAGGATAAGTCGAAGAAGGCGAAGAAGACTGCACTCGCCTGGGCCAAGGGTATCGGCTCAACCAAGGCGGGCGTCCTCCAGACGACCTTCAAGGAAGAGTGCGAGACAGATCTTTTCGGCGAGCAGGCCGTGCTCTGCGGTGGCGCCTCCGCGCTCGTTCAGGCCGGCTTCGAGACGCTGGTCGAAGCGGGCTACCAGCCCGAAATGGCCTATTTCGAGTGTCTCCATGAGCTCAAGCTCATCTGCGACCTCATGTACGAGTCAGGTATCGCCGGAATGCGTTTCTCGATTTCCGAGACTGCCAAGTATGGCGACATTACCCGCGGCCCGCGCGTCGTGAATGCCAAGACGAAGGCCGAGATGAAGAAGATCCTGAAGGAGATCCAGACCGGCAAGTTCGTGAAGGAGTGGGTCAAAGAGCACAAGGGTGGTCTCAAGAACTACAACAAGCTCCTTGAGAAGGGTAAGAAGCACCAGATTGAGAAGACCGGTGCCTACCTCCGTGGAATGATGCCCTGGATGAAGAAGAAGAACATCCAAGGTCCGGCGGCCGCCTACTGA
- a CDS encoding DUF2062 domain-containing protein: MLRWLHRRHFSRPRLKGSRMHRWLGDHLMDKSLWRATPESLARAWLVGFPITSIPFLPGQSLIALALGFANRANLFLCVGLQYLSNPLTAIVHLPACYFAGKIIMGRSPMAAWNDAVTRDWGHALKHPKVLAEDIFELYLGGAVLGLLIGVAGYAVLHAWGERRQKKLATRPPTGPKNSTNRL; encoded by the coding sequence GTGCTACGCTGGCTACACCGCCGCCATTTCTCCCGGCCGCGGCTCAAGGGCTCGCGCATGCACCGGTGGCTGGGCGACCATTTGATGGACAAAAGTCTCTGGCGCGCGACCCCTGAGTCGCTCGCCCGCGCGTGGCTTGTCGGTTTTCCAATTACCTCAATCCCATTTCTCCCCGGCCAGTCTTTGATTGCGCTCGCTTTGGGCTTCGCCAATCGCGCCAACCTCTTTCTCTGCGTCGGGCTTCAGTACCTCTCCAATCCGCTCACCGCCATCGTCCATTTGCCCGCATGCTATTTCGCTGGCAAGATCATCATGGGCCGCAGCCCTATGGCAGCCTGGAATGATGCGGTCACTCGCGACTGGGGACACGCGCTCAAGCACCCCAAGGTCCTTGCTGAGGACATCTTCGAGCTCTACCTCGGGGGTGCGGTACTCGGCCTTCTGATCGGAGTCGCCGGATATGCCGTCTTGCATGCCTGGGGGGAGCGTCGGCAAAAGAAACTCGCCACCCGCCCGCCCACGGGGCCTAAAAACTCAACCAATCGCCTTTGA
- the gcvH gene encoding glycine cleavage system protein GcvH, protein MSQVPAELKYTKSHEWVRAESDGTVTIGITDYAQSSLGDITFVQTPKVGANLAAGEVFGVVESVKAASDLYAPISGTVVAVNKALDSGPEVVNQAPYGDGWMLKLKPADASSVSALMDSAAYSKAIG, encoded by the coding sequence ATGAGCCAAGTTCCCGCCGAGCTTAAATACACCAAGTCCCACGAATGGGTCCGCGCGGAGTCTGATGGTACGGTTACCATCGGAATCACCGACTATGCGCAAAGCAGCCTGGGTGACATCACGTTTGTCCAGACGCCCAAAGTGGGGGCCAACCTCGCCGCCGGCGAAGTGTTTGGGGTGGTGGAATCCGTCAAAGCGGCATCCGACCTGTATGCTCCAATTTCGGGCACGGTCGTGGCCGTGAACAAGGCACTGGACTCCGGTCCCGAGGTCGTGAATCAAGCTCCCTATGGCGACGGCTGGATGCTCAAGCTCAAGCCGGCAGATGCATCCTCCGTGAGTGCACTCATGGATTCCGCAGCGTATTCAAAGGCGATTGGTTGA
- the ilvN gene encoding acetolactate synthase small subunit, giving the protein MRHTISVLVENKFGVLARVAGLFSGRGHNIDSLNVAPTHDPSLSRITVVIKGDDSALDMVTKQLRKLVNVVEVVDFKEGQAVSRELVLAKVKADSRTRSEIMQICDIFRAKIVHVSHDSVIVEITGDEGKVSAFLGLVEAFGIVELARTGQLALKR; this is encoded by the coding sequence ATGCGACATACGATCTCAGTCCTCGTTGAGAACAAGTTCGGTGTTCTGGCACGCGTTGCTGGCCTCTTCAGCGGTCGCGGTCACAACATCGATTCGCTCAACGTTGCTCCTACGCACGACCCGTCGCTGTCGCGGATCACTGTAGTCATCAAAGGTGACGACTCCGCGCTCGACATGGTTACGAAGCAGCTGCGGAAACTCGTCAATGTCGTCGAGGTCGTCGACTTCAAGGAGGGCCAGGCGGTGTCCCGCGAGTTGGTCCTGGCAAAGGTAAAGGCCGATTCGCGCACACGCTCGGAGATCATGCAGATCTGCGACATCTTCCGAGCGAAGATCGTGCATGTTTCCCATGACTCGGTGATCGTCGAGATCACGGGTGACGAAGGAAAAGTTTCCGCGTTCCTCGGGCTGGTTGAAGCCTTTGGAATTGTTGAACTCGCCCGCACCGGCCAACTCGCACTCAAGCGCTAA